In Variovorax sp. J2L1-78, the following are encoded in one genomic region:
- a CDS encoding DUF2272 domain-containing protein, translated as MSVDAILASFSKSLKCVALALASSGAAGAAADTASICLQTATQVTASPRAIAFATAAQQELQAFGGQTIDAEGRMVVAGNAEAEDTRRSLADRPPWQRVLGYWAAVDPQDGLLPSQVRFGAWRPADRRLLVQAIGQASAERLQGLGVGPDQGLEASEVRALQTAANRVAVIDTPWSAAFVSWLARQSGLVDGEFVFSEAHADYAGAAWQSGEAEATGAPTRYAMRACDITQTPPRVGDLVCQARGARAGLDTFARIGEVLAGRPTGGVALPMHCDAIVAVDASGFDAVGGNVLQSVTRRRLDFAPGTSVLDASYLAEGCTVGTPGCIDRHLSRQPWSLLLQWR; from the coding sequence ATGTCCGTTGACGCCATCCTCGCCTCTTTCTCGAAATCGCTGAAGTGTGTCGCACTGGCTCTCGCATCGTCCGGCGCGGCGGGGGCGGCCGCCGACACCGCCTCCATCTGTCTGCAGACCGCAACGCAGGTCACCGCCTCACCCCGTGCCATCGCTTTCGCCACGGCTGCGCAGCAGGAACTTCAGGCCTTCGGCGGCCAGACGATCGACGCCGAAGGCCGGATGGTCGTCGCCGGCAACGCCGAGGCCGAAGACACGCGCCGCAGTCTCGCCGACCGCCCGCCCTGGCAGCGCGTGCTCGGCTACTGGGCGGCGGTGGACCCTCAGGACGGCCTGCTGCCGTCGCAGGTGCGCTTCGGCGCGTGGCGGCCGGCCGACCGGCGCCTGCTGGTGCAGGCCATCGGCCAGGCGTCCGCCGAGCGGCTGCAGGGGCTGGGCGTGGGGCCGGACCAGGGGCTGGAGGCCTCGGAGGTGCGTGCCTTGCAGACGGCGGCCAACCGCGTCGCGGTGATCGACACGCCCTGGTCCGCCGCCTTCGTGAGCTGGCTCGCGCGGCAGTCGGGCCTGGTCGACGGCGAGTTCGTTTTCTCAGAGGCGCATGCCGACTACGCGGGCGCCGCGTGGCAGTCCGGCGAGGCGGAGGCGACGGGCGCACCGACGCGCTACGCGATGCGTGCCTGTGACATCACGCAGACGCCACCGCGTGTGGGCGACCTGGTCTGCCAGGCGCGTGGTGCCCGCGCCGGGCTCGACACCTTCGCGCGCATCGGCGAGGTGCTGGCCGGGCGGCCCACCGGCGGCGTGGCCTTGCCGATGCATTGCGATGCGATCGTGGCGGTCGATGCGAGCGGCTTCGACGCCGTAGGCGGCAACGTGCTGCAGTCGGTCACGCGGCGCCGGCTCGACTTCGCACCGGGCACCTCGGTGCTCGACGCGAGTTACCTGGCCGAGGGTTGCACGGTGGGCACGCCCGGCTGCATCGACCGGCACCTGAGCCGGCAGCCCTGGTCGCTCCTGCTGCAGTGGCGGTGA
- a CDS encoding class II aldolase/adducin family protein has translation MHLQSVSPRKTEISDAERLVREDLAAAYRLVAYYGMDDSIYTHISARVPGTEGQFLINPFGMLFRDITASSLVKIDLEGRILDDSPYDVNPAGFTIHSAVHSARHDAACVLHTHTIAGVAVSSLAGGLQPCNQWALQFYNRVVYHDFEGIALDHEERERLIADLGPSSRAMILRNHGLMTLGRTVSEAFILMLNLERACRVQVAIASTGEPIHPVPPEVCERTAQQYESGDSTREAGDPDPNAREWRAMLERIAPSPVTSFRD, from the coding sequence ATGCACCTCCAATCCGTGAGCCCCCGAAAGACCGAGATTTCCGACGCCGAGCGCCTTGTGCGCGAAGACCTGGCTGCCGCCTACCGACTGGTCGCGTACTACGGCATGGACGACAGCATCTACACGCACATCTCCGCGCGGGTGCCGGGCACCGAGGGCCAGTTCCTCATCAACCCCTTCGGCATGCTGTTCCGCGACATCACGGCCTCGTCGCTCGTGAAGATCGACCTCGAAGGCCGGATCCTCGACGACTCGCCCTACGACGTGAACCCGGCCGGCTTCACCATCCACAGTGCGGTGCATTCGGCCCGCCACGATGCCGCCTGCGTGCTGCACACGCACACGATCGCCGGCGTCGCCGTCTCCTCGCTGGCCGGCGGGCTGCAGCCCTGCAACCAGTGGGCGCTGCAGTTCTACAACCGCGTCGTCTATCACGACTTCGAGGGCATCGCGCTCGACCACGAGGAGCGCGAGCGCCTCATCGCCGACCTGGGCCCGAGCTCGCGCGCCATGATCCTGCGCAACCACGGCCTGATGACGCTGGGGCGCACCGTTTCCGAGGCCTTCATCCTGATGCTGAACCTCGAGCGCGCCTGCCGCGTGCAGGTGGCCATCGCCTCCACCGGCGAGCCGATCCACCCCGTGCCGCCCGAGGTCTGCGAGCGCACCGCGCAGCAGTACGAGAGCGGCGACAGCACGCGCGAAGCCGGCGACCCCGATCCGAACGCCCGCGAATGGCGCGCGATGCTCGAACGCATCGCGCCATCGCCGGTCACGTCCTTCCGCGACTGA
- a CDS encoding DUF3297 family protein, protein MNDSTTRPDLPDHLSIDPRSAHHVAAVFEHDIGIRFNGKDRADVEEYCVSEGWIKVPAGKTLDRKGKPLMLKLKGKVEAFYR, encoded by the coding sequence ATGAACGATTCCACCACCCGCCCCGACCTGCCCGACCACCTCTCCATCGACCCGCGCAGCGCGCACCATGTCGCCGCCGTGTTCGAGCACGACATCGGCATCCGCTTCAACGGCAAGGACCGCGCCGACGTGGAGGAGTACTGCGTCAGCGAAGGCTGGATCAAGGTACCGGCCGGCAAGACGCTCGACCGCAAGGGCAAGCCGTTGATGCTCAAGCTCAAGGGCAAGGTCGAAGCCTTCTACCGCTGA
- a CDS encoding DNA-3-methyladenine glycosylase, with the protein MPRASHPPLDLDFDAPSEVVARALIGVTLLVDGVGGRIVETEAYDRDDPASHTFGGPTPRNAAMFGPSGRAYVYRSYGIHWCLNVVCREAGHGAGVLIRAIEPTMGIARMQARRGLDDLRLLCAGPGRVGQALGIDGSFNGKALDAPPFVLIPIDGEQPAVQVEVGPRIGISKAADVPWRFGEKGSRFLSKPFRTVPRAV; encoded by the coding sequence ATGCCGCGCGCTTCGCATCCTCCCCTCGACCTCGATTTCGACGCGCCGTCCGAGGTCGTGGCGCGCGCGCTCATCGGCGTGACCTTGCTGGTCGACGGTGTCGGCGGCCGCATCGTCGAGACCGAGGCCTACGACCGCGACGACCCGGCCTCGCATACTTTCGGCGGGCCTACGCCGCGCAACGCGGCGATGTTCGGGCCGTCGGGCCGCGCCTACGTCTACCGCTCCTATGGCATCCACTGGTGCCTGAATGTCGTCTGCCGCGAAGCAGGCCACGGCGCCGGGGTGCTGATCCGCGCGATCGAACCCACGATGGGCATCGCACGCATGCAGGCACGGCGCGGGCTCGACGATCTGCGCCTGCTGTGCGCCGGCCCAGGCCGCGTGGGGCAGGCGCTCGGCATCGACGGGAGCTTCAACGGCAAGGCGCTCGATGCGCCGCCCTTCGTGCTGATTCCGATCGATGGCGAGCAGCCCGCCGTGCAGGTCGAGGTCGGCCCGCGCATCGGAATCTCGAAGGCGGCCGACGTGCCGTGGCGCTTCGGGGAGAAGGGGTCACGCTTTTTGAGCAAGCCCTTTCGGACCGTGCCGCGCGCGGTCTAG
- a CDS encoding efflux RND transporter periplasmic adaptor subunit, which yields MSHPAPFAPPSPASRGLRLGFVAWGLAAALAVTVAGCSRSETAAKGAAQPQVKEIGVVTLKPERMAFSTELSGRTVAPVIAEIRPQVGGIIQKRLFNEGSQVKEGQALYQLDPAPFQAAYASAQANVRKAESTLANARTVAKRNAELVKIDAISQQVNDQTQAASLQAEADVAVARAAEQTARINLGYTRINSPITGWVELSSVTAGALVTANQATALTTVQQLDPVYVHVTQSSADLLRLKRDLAEGRLQRGNANEAPIKLLLEDGSVYPHPGKLTFAGVTVDAGTGSVTLRAVMPNPDRLLMPGMYVRAVLQEGVNEAALLIPQQAVTRTPDGAASTLVVGADNKLVKRAIVVGRAVTNRWQVLSGLQAGERVLVEGSQRARVGDTVRASEVTPPAATPDGANPKAPNGAAGTPGPVASAGATATVR from the coding sequence ATGTCGCACCCTGCCCCGTTCGCGCCACCTTCCCCTGCCTCTCGCGGCCTTCGTCTTGGATTTGTTGCGTGGGGGCTGGCGGCCGCGCTGGCGGTGACGGTGGCCGGCTGTTCCCGCTCCGAAACGGCCGCCAAGGGTGCGGCACAACCGCAGGTCAAGGAGATCGGCGTGGTCACGCTCAAGCCCGAGCGCATGGCGTTCAGCACCGAGCTGTCGGGCCGCACCGTGGCGCCGGTGATCGCCGAGATCCGTCCGCAGGTGGGCGGCATCATCCAGAAGCGCCTGTTCAACGAAGGTTCGCAGGTCAAGGAGGGCCAGGCGCTCTACCAACTCGACCCGGCACCGTTCCAGGCGGCCTATGCCAGCGCGCAGGCCAACGTGCGCAAGGCCGAATCGACGCTCGCGAACGCACGCACCGTGGCCAAGCGCAACGCCGAGCTCGTGAAGATCGACGCGATCAGCCAGCAGGTGAACGATCAGACGCAGGCGGCCTCGCTGCAGGCCGAGGCCGACGTGGCGGTGGCGCGCGCGGCGGAACAGACGGCGCGCATCAACCTGGGCTACACGCGCATCAACTCCCCGATCACCGGCTGGGTCGAGCTCTCGAGCGTCACGGCCGGCGCGCTGGTCACGGCCAACCAGGCCACGGCGCTCACCACGGTGCAGCAGCTCGACCCGGTGTACGTGCACGTCACGCAGTCCAGCGCGGACCTGCTGCGCCTCAAGCGCGACCTGGCCGAAGGCCGCCTGCAGCGCGGCAACGCCAACGAGGCGCCCATCAAGTTGCTGCTCGAAGACGGCTCGGTCTACCCGCACCCCGGCAAGCTGACCTTCGCCGGCGTCACGGTCGATGCCGGCACCGGCAGCGTGACGCTGCGCGCGGTGATGCCCAACCCCGACCGCCTGCTGATGCCCGGCATGTATGTGCGCGCGGTGCTGCAGGAAGGCGTGAACGAGGCGGCGCTGCTCATCCCGCAGCAGGCCGTGACGCGCACGCCCGACGGCGCCGCATCGACGCTGGTGGTCGGCGCCGACAACAAGCTGGTCAAGCGCGCCATCGTCGTCGGCCGTGCCGTGACGAACCGCTGGCAGGTGCTCAGCGGCCTCCAGGCCGGCGAGCGCGTGCTGGTCGAGGGTTCGCAGCGCGCCCGCGTGGGCGACACGGTGCGCGCGTCGGAAGTCACGCCGCCGGCCGCGACGCCCGATGGTGCGAATCCGAAGGCACCCAACGGCGCGGCCGGCACGCCCGGGCCGGTGGCGAGCGCCGGCGCCACGGCCACCGTGCGCTGA
- a CDS encoding efflux RND transporter permease subunit translates to MAQFFIDRPIFAWVLSIIVMLAGLMAIRTLPLEQYPDIAPPRVSIVSTYTGASAKTVEDSVTQVIEQQLTGIDNLLYMQGTSNSSGVSRIQLTFAPGTNVDVAQMQVQNKLQPAMARLPQQVQTRGVFVIKGGNDFLMIVSMFSGDGSADAVDVGDYITSNLVDVVSRIDGVGEVQTLGTGYAMRIWLDPDKLRKYSLMPSDVNTALQAQNAQVSAGQLGALPAASQQQLNATITARSKLRTVEQFGNVVLRATADGAVVRLRDVARIELGAENLTVRSVLGGKPGAGLGIVLADGANAVQVAENVNAKIAELQPFFPNRLETFVSFDTTPFVSASIDEVVKALAEAMLLVVLVMYVFLQNFRATLIPAVAVPVVLLGTFGVLSAFGYSINTLTMFGMVLAIGLLVDDAIVVVENVERVMSEEGLSPKEATKKSMAEITPALVGIALVLSAVFIPMAFFGGSTGVIYRQFSITIVSAMVLSVLVALTLTPALCATLLKPVPKGAHSPHGAPRKGLFGYVDRFFAGFNTRFDRSADRYTGIVGGIVRRGKRSLLVYLGICAVMAIMFMRLPTSFLPDEDQGFVQVQVTLPPGSSNARLQPVLQQVQDYFLKQPEVVTINLIIGQNGDQSSARAFVKLKDWADRPGREHSAAAVARRGSRDLAAVRDARIYVVLPPAVRGLGANAGFNFFLKDQNALGHDALLKARDQALQLMGQRPELANVRSNNLEDTPEFAVDIDDAKAGALSLTTTAIDSTLSTAMGGTYVNDFLNNGRVKRVYMQGDTPFRMLPADIGRWSVRNTLGQMVPFNAFSTTRWTYGSPQLIRYNGAPAYEFVGDAAPGVSSGAAMLAVEDVMKQMPAGIGYEFSGASYQERLSGAQAPMLYAISILFVFLCLAALYESWSVPFSVILVVPLGVVGALLFTSTRGLSNDVYFQVGLLTTVGLSSKNAILIVEFAKQLQEQGKSVIDATLEAVRLRLRPILMTSLAFGFGVLPLAIGTGAGAGGRQSIGTAVLGGMVLGTALGIFFVPLFFVLIRGFMERRRSKRTPPAMPVQAIEQGSH, encoded by the coding sequence ATGGCCCAGTTCTTCATCGACCGCCCCATCTTCGCGTGGGTGCTGTCCATCATCGTCATGCTCGCGGGGCTGATGGCGATCCGCACCCTGCCGCTGGAGCAGTACCCGGACATCGCGCCGCCGCGCGTGTCCATCGTCTCGACCTACACCGGCGCGTCGGCCAAGACGGTGGAGGACTCGGTCACGCAGGTGATCGAGCAGCAGCTCACCGGCATCGACAACCTGCTCTACATGCAGGGCACCAGCAACTCGTCGGGCGTCTCGCGCATCCAGCTGACCTTCGCGCCCGGCACCAACGTCGACGTGGCGCAGATGCAGGTGCAGAACAAGCTGCAGCCCGCCATGGCCCGGCTGCCGCAGCAGGTGCAGACCCGCGGCGTGTTCGTCATCAAGGGCGGCAACGACTTCCTGATGATCGTCTCGATGTTCTCCGGCGACGGCAGCGCCGACGCGGTGGACGTGGGCGACTACATCACCAGCAACTTGGTCGACGTGGTCAGCCGCATCGACGGCGTGGGCGAGGTGCAGACCCTGGGCACCGGCTACGCGATGCGCATCTGGCTCGACCCCGACAAGCTGCGCAAGTACTCGCTCATGCCCTCGGACGTGAACACCGCCCTGCAGGCGCAGAACGCCCAGGTGTCGGCCGGCCAGCTGGGCGCCCTGCCCGCCGCGTCGCAGCAGCAGCTCAACGCCACCATCACCGCGCGCAGCAAGCTGCGCACCGTCGAGCAGTTCGGCAACGTGGTGCTGCGCGCGACCGCCGACGGCGCGGTGGTGCGGCTGCGTGACGTCGCCCGCATCGAACTGGGCGCCGAGAACCTGACGGTGCGCTCGGTGCTCGGCGGCAAGCCCGGCGCGGGCCTGGGCATCGTGCTGGCCGACGGCGCCAACGCGGTGCAGGTGGCCGAAAACGTAAACGCCAAGATCGCCGAGCTGCAGCCCTTCTTCCCGAACCGGCTCGAGACCTTCGTGAGCTTCGACACCACGCCCTTCGTCAGCGCGTCGATCGACGAGGTGGTCAAGGCGCTGGCTGAGGCGATGCTGCTGGTCGTGCTGGTGATGTACGTCTTCCTGCAGAACTTCCGCGCCACGCTGATCCCCGCGGTGGCGGTGCCGGTGGTGTTGCTGGGCACCTTCGGCGTGCTCTCGGCCTTCGGCTATTCGATCAACACGCTGACCATGTTCGGCATGGTGCTGGCCATCGGCCTGCTGGTGGACGACGCCATCGTGGTGGTCGAGAACGTCGAGCGCGTGATGAGCGAGGAAGGCCTGTCGCCCAAGGAGGCCACGAAGAAGTCGATGGCCGAGATCACGCCGGCGCTGGTCGGCATCGCGCTGGTGCTGTCGGCGGTGTTCATCCCGATGGCCTTCTTCGGCGGCTCGACCGGTGTGATCTACCGCCAGTTCTCCATCACCATCGTCTCGGCCATGGTGCTGTCGGTGCTGGTGGCGCTGACGCTCACGCCGGCCCTCTGCGCCACGCTGCTCAAGCCGGTGCCCAAGGGGGCGCATTCTCCGCACGGCGCGCCGCGCAAGGGCCTGTTCGGCTACGTCGACCGCTTCTTCGCGGGCTTCAACACGCGCTTCGATCGCAGCGCCGACCGCTACACGGGCATCGTCGGCGGCATCGTGCGGCGCGGCAAGCGCAGCCTGCTGGTCTACCTCGGCATCTGCGCCGTGATGGCCATCATGTTCATGCGCCTGCCCACCTCCTTCCTGCCGGACGAGGACCAGGGCTTCGTGCAGGTGCAGGTCACGCTGCCGCCGGGTTCGTCGAATGCGCGGCTGCAGCCGGTGCTCCAGCAGGTGCAGGACTACTTCCTGAAGCAGCCCGAGGTCGTGACCATCAACCTGATCATCGGCCAGAACGGCGACCAGAGTTCGGCGCGCGCCTTCGTCAAGCTCAAGGACTGGGCCGACCGGCCGGGCAGGGAACATTCCGCCGCCGCCGTGGCCCGCCGCGGCAGCAGGGACCTCGCCGCCGTGCGCGACGCCCGCATCTACGTCGTGCTGCCGCCGGCGGTGCGCGGCCTGGGCGCCAACGCCGGCTTCAACTTCTTCCTCAAGGACCAGAACGCGCTGGGCCACGACGCGCTGCTCAAGGCGCGCGACCAGGCGCTGCAGCTGATGGGCCAGCGGCCCGAACTGGCGAACGTGCGCAGCAACAACCTGGAAGACACGCCCGAGTTCGCTGTCGACATCGACGACGCCAAGGCCGGTGCGCTGAGCCTCACCACCACCGCGATCGACAGCACGCTGTCGACCGCGATGGGCGGCACCTACGTGAACGACTTCCTGAACAATGGCCGCGTCAAGCGCGTCTACATGCAAGGCGACACGCCCTTTCGCATGCTGCCCGCCGACATCGGCCGCTGGAGCGTGCGCAACACGCTCGGCCAGATGGTGCCCTTCAACGCCTTCTCGACCACGCGCTGGACCTACGGCTCGCCACAGCTCATCCGCTACAACGGCGCGCCGGCGTATGAATTCGTCGGCGATGCCGCACCGGGCGTGAGCTCCGGCGCGGCCATGCTGGCGGTCGAGGACGTGATGAAGCAGATGCCCGCGGGCATCGGCTACGAGTTCTCGGGCGCGTCCTACCAGGAGCGGTTGTCGGGCGCGCAGGCGCCGATGCTCTACGCCATCTCGATCCTCTTCGTGTTCCTCTGCCTCGCGGCGCTGTACGAGAGCTGGTCGGTGCCCTTCTCGGTCATCCTGGTGGTGCCGCTGGGCGTGGTGGGCGCGCTGCTCTTCACCTCGACCCGCGGGCTGAGCAACGACGTGTACTTCCAGGTCGGCCTGCTGACCACCGTGGGCCTGTCGTCGAAGAACGCGATCCTGATCGTCGAGTTCGCCAAGCAACTGCAGGAGCAGGGCAAGAGCGTGATCGACGCGACGCTGGAGGCGGTGCGGCTGCGACTGCGGCCCATCCTGATGACCTCGCTGGCCTTCGGCTTCGGCGTGCTGCCGCTGGCCATCGGCACCGGCGCGGGCGCCGGCGGCCGCCAGTCGATCGGCACCGCGGTGCTGGGCGGCATGGTGCTCGGCACCGCGCTGGGCATCTTCTTCGTCCCGCTGTTCTTCGTGCTGATCCGGGGTTTCATGGAACGTCGCCGCAGCAAGCGCACGCCACCGGCGATGCCGGTGCAGGCCATCGAGCAAGGGAGCCACTGA
- a CDS encoding efflux transporter outer membrane subunit: protein MRTHRGFRPFLLSLAVPAALLSGCVNLAPRYAQPAAPVPAAWASAPAGLASAVPAARDLGWREFFIDARLRGVVELTLANNRDLRVAALNIERARAQYGVTRAGAFPSIGLGAGGSRARTPGSVSASGQARIATQYNVNLALTSYELDLFGRVSNLSDAALESFFATEDARRGTQLSLVAEVATAWLVLATDQQRLQLARDTLTTRQKSYDLIKRSYDLGAQSGLALAQAQTTVDTARADAAAFDSQVEQSRNALNLLAGTTVPAELLPPPMAAMAQAPAAQLLAPPAELPSSVLQQRPDVLAAEHALRASNANIGAARAAFYPRITLTGSAGTASNSLSGLFADGSAAWNFAPSISLPIFDGGINRANLGVAQAQQQIQLSSYEKTLQVAFREVADALAARRTLGERLAAQQSLVAATTRAFELSDALFRSGGAAYLDVLDAQRALYTAQQSLISLQLTEQTNRLTLYKVLGGGWRETTEQAADVSTPKPAGG, encoded by the coding sequence ATGCGCACGCACCGCGGCTTTCGCCCATTCCTTCTTTCGCTGGCCGTGCCGGCCGCGCTGCTGTCGGGCTGCGTCAACCTGGCGCCCCGCTACGCCCAGCCGGCGGCGCCGGTGCCCGCGGCCTGGGCCTCCGCCCCCGCGGGCCTGGCGTCTGCGGTGCCCGCCGCGCGCGACCTGGGCTGGCGCGAGTTCTTCATCGATGCGCGGCTGCGCGGCGTGGTCGAGCTCACGCTGGCCAACAACCGCGACCTGCGCGTGGCGGCGCTGAACATCGAACGCGCCCGGGCGCAGTACGGCGTCACGCGTGCCGGCGCCTTCCCGTCGATCGGACTGGGGGCCGGCGGCAGCCGCGCCCGCACGCCGGGCAGCGTGTCGGCCAGCGGGCAGGCGCGCATCGCGACGCAGTACAACGTGAACCTCGCGCTCACCAGCTACGAGCTGGACCTGTTCGGTCGGGTGAGCAACCTGAGCGACGCGGCGCTGGAGAGCTTCTTCGCGACCGAGGACGCGCGTCGCGGTACCCAGCTGAGCCTGGTGGCCGAAGTCGCCACCGCCTGGCTCGTGCTGGCCACCGACCAGCAGCGCCTGCAGCTGGCGCGCGACACGCTGACGACGCGGCAGAAGTCCTACGACCTGATCAAGCGCAGCTACGACCTGGGCGCGCAGTCGGGCCTGGCGCTGGCGCAGGCACAGACCACCGTCGACACCGCGCGCGCCGACGCGGCCGCCTTCGACAGCCAGGTCGAGCAGAGCCGCAATGCGCTCAACCTGCTGGCCGGTACCACGGTGCCCGCCGAGCTGCTGCCGCCACCGATGGCCGCGATGGCGCAGGCACCGGCCGCGCAACTGCTCGCGCCGCCGGCCGAGCTGCCGTCGTCGGTGCTGCAACAACGGCCCGACGTGCTGGCCGCCGAGCATGCGCTGCGCGCCAGCAACGCCAACATCGGCGCCGCACGCGCGGCCTTCTACCCGCGCATCACGCTCACCGGCTCGGCCGGCACCGCGAGCAACAGCCTGTCGGGCCTGTTCGCGGACGGCAGCGCGGCCTGGAACTTCGCGCCGTCGATCAGCCTGCCGATCTTCGACGGCGGCATCAACCGCGCCAACCTGGGCGTGGCCCAGGCGCAGCAGCAGATCCAGCTGTCGAGCTACGAAAAGACCCTGCAGGTCGCCTTCCGCGAGGTGGCCGACGCCCTGGCCGCGCGGCGCACGTTGGGCGAGCGGCTGGCGGCGCAGCAGTCGCTCGTGGCTGCCACGACGCGCGCCTTCGAGCTGTCCGACGCGCTCTTCCGCAGCGGCGGCGCGGCCTACCTCGACGTGCTCGACGCGCAGCGCGCGCTGTACACGGCGCAGCAGTCGCTCATCAGCCTGCAGCTCACCGAGCAGACCAACCGGCTCACGCTCTACAAGGTGCTGGGGGGTGGCTGGCGCGAGACGACGGAACAGGCGGCCGACGTGAGCACGCCCAAGCCCGCTGGTGGCTGA
- a CDS encoding pirin family protein, with product MTDPIVQIKPLGFPWETIDPFLFCAYHDDAYPAGNGAMGPAVSLEGRAIGQDFSRKDGWSMYHGEDIPGFPGHPHRGFETVTIVRKGLIDHADSLGAAARFGGGDVQWVTAGAGIVHSEMFPLLDATAPNPLELFQIWLNLPARHKMVAPHFTMFWAEDVPRFTATDDAGRTTDVACVAGRIGPIDAAPGQASGPLAPPPDSWAAQDDADVAIWTIRMAPGARWTLPAAQGRGTRRSLYFFKGTSVTVGGRDVASHAAIELRADQAVELVNGDAVGEFLVLQGKPIAEPVAQYGPFVMNTQAEIAQAMADYRRTQFGGWPWKDEAPVHGTDPARFARHPDGREERPAPGATATHATNG from the coding sequence ATGACCGACCCCATCGTCCAGATCAAGCCCCTCGGCTTTCCGTGGGAGACCATCGACCCGTTCCTGTTCTGCGCGTACCACGACGACGCCTATCCCGCCGGCAACGGCGCGATGGGCCCCGCGGTATCGCTCGAAGGCCGCGCCATCGGCCAGGACTTCAGCCGCAAGGACGGCTGGAGCATGTACCACGGCGAAGACATTCCCGGCTTCCCCGGCCATCCGCACCGCGGCTTCGAGACCGTGACCATCGTGCGCAAGGGCCTCATTGACCACGCCGACTCGCTCGGCGCGGCGGCGCGCTTCGGCGGCGGCGACGTGCAGTGGGTGACGGCTGGCGCGGGCATCGTGCACTCGGAGATGTTCCCGCTGCTCGACGCGACCGCGCCCAACCCGCTGGAGCTGTTCCAGATCTGGCTCAACCTGCCGGCGCGCCACAAGATGGTGGCGCCCCACTTCACCATGTTCTGGGCCGAAGACGTGCCGCGCTTCACCGCCACCGACGACGCGGGACGCACGACCGACGTGGCCTGCGTGGCCGGCCGCATCGGCCCGATCGACGCCGCGCCGGGCCAGGCCAGCGGCCCGCTCGCGCCGCCGCCCGATTCATGGGCCGCACAGGATGACGCCGACGTGGCCATCTGGACGATCCGCATGGCGCCCGGCGCGCGCTGGACGTTGCCCGCCGCGCAAGGCCGGGGCACGCGCCGCAGCCTCTACTTCTTCAAAGGCACGTCGGTGACCGTGGGTGGCCGCGATGTCGCGAGCCACGCGGCCATCGAGTTGCGCGCCGACCAGGCGGTCGAACTGGTCAACGGGGATGCCGTGGGCGAGTTCCTGGTGCTGCAGGGCAAGCCGATCGCCGAGCCCGTGGCCCAGTACGGCCCGTTCGTGATGAACACGCAGGCCGAGATCGCGCAGGCCATGGCCGACTACCGCCGCACCCAGTTCGGCGGCTGGCCGTGGAAGGACGAGGCGCCGGTGCACGGCACCGACCCGGCCCGCTTCGCGCGGCATCCGGACGGGCGCGAGGAGCGACCGGCGCCGGGCGCGACAGCCACCCACGCCACGAACGGTTAG